Proteins from a single region of Butyrivibrio fibrisolvens:
- a CDS encoding GNAT family N-acetyltransferase, translating to MLKKVVLVFHDNANTSLKELEEEKTYLSDFGIDLEIISSQRIQDIWSLYVGSTKAAAVKGDIPENVREVLFLCDDPEDFAYLKDKGAYVCGMITPVSDQGTSFEGAQYIFSEIDDVDADSFIKAYQRQAGEPWDILETDRLRIRETTVEDVDDLYKIYAEPSMTRYMEGLFEDPADEKRYMKDYIEKVYSLMGFGVWSLINKEDGKLIGRAGFSIRNGFDEPELGFFIGVPWQKQGFATESCAAIMEFGRNVLGFDKVQTLVKKENEVSIHLCEKLGFKIIDEVEIEEDIYGTSYMTQGRVSFGPEKRGRYVRLEWTYK from the coding sequence ATGCTTAAAAAAGTAGTTTTAGTTTTTCACGACAATGCAAATACATCTCTAAAAGAGCTGGAAGAAGAAAAGACCTATCTGTCTGATTTCGGGATAGATCTTGAAATCATATCTTCTCAGAGAATTCAGGATATCTGGTCTTTGTATGTGGGAAGTACAAAGGCAGCAGCTGTAAAAGGCGATATTCCTGAAAACGTCAGAGAAGTTCTTTTCCTGTGTGATGATCCTGAAGATTTTGCATATCTTAAGGATAAAGGCGCATATGTTTGCGGCATGATAACTCCTGTATCAGATCAGGGTACATCATTTGAAGGGGCGCAGTATATTTTCAGCGAGATAGATGATGTAGATGCAGATTCTTTTATCAAAGCATATCAGAGGCAGGCTGGGGAGCCGTGGGATATATTGGAGACTGACAGGCTCAGGATCAGGGAGACCACGGTTGAAGACGTTGATGATCTTTATAAGATATACGCAGAGCCTTCAATGACCAGGTACATGGAGGGACTCTTTGAAGATCCTGCTGATGAAAAGAGGTACATGAAGGATTATATAGAAAAGGTATACTCCCTCATGGGCTTTGGTGTATGGAGTCTTATAAACAAGGAAGACGGGAAACTTATAGGCCGCGCAGGATTCAGTATCCGAAACGGATTTGATGAGCCGGAGCTTGGATTTTTTATCGGAGTACCATGGCAGAAACAGGGATTTGCCACGGAGAGCTGCGCCGCCATAATGGAATTTGGCAGAAATGTCCTTGGCTTTGATAAGGTTCAGACTCTTGTAAAAAAAGAGAACGAAGTTTCAATACATCTGTGCGAAAAGCTTGGATTTAAGATAATAGATGAAGTTGAAATTGAAGAAGATATATATGGCACAAGCTATATGACGCAGGGACGCGTATCCTTCGGGCCCGAAAAACGGGGGCGTTACGTAAGGCTCGAGTGGACATATAAATAA
- a CDS encoding sigma-70 family RNA polymerase sigma factor yields the protein MRDEEIIELYFRRDERAIDETGRKYGNYCQTIANNILGNRQDVDECLDDTYMKVWNNIPPTRPRIFKVYLAKITRNLAFNMFEKSRTRKRGGGTITEVLDELYDCIPDGNNVEQGALERELAGIIRDFVRNLPKRDADIFTCRYFYTESIEEIAEKFGIKKNNVSVILKRLRDKLAKRLEKEEYLVS from the coding sequence ATGAGAGACGAAGAGATTATAGAGTTATATTTCCGCCGGGATGAAAGGGCTATAGATGAAACAGGCAGGAAATATGGGAACTACTGCCAGACAATAGCTAATAACATTTTAGGCAATAGGCAGGACGTTGATGAGTGTCTGGATGATACCTACATGAAAGTTTGGAACAACATTCCGCCTACAAGGCCCAGGATATTCAAGGTTTATCTTGCTAAGATCACACGTAATCTGGCTTTTAATATGTTTGAAAAAAGCCGTACAAGAAAACGGGGAGGCGGAACCATCACTGAGGTACTTGATGAGTTGTATGACTGCATCCCTGATGGTAACAATGTTGAGCAGGGAGCTCTTGAAAGAGAACTTGCAGGGATCATCAGAGATTTTGTAAGAAATCTTCCGAAGAGGGATGCAGATATTTTTACCTGCAGATACTTTTATACAGAAAGTATCGAAGAAATAGCTGAAAAGTTTGGTATTAAGAAAAATAATGTATCGGTAATACTGAAAAGGCTTCGTGACAAGCTTGCGAAGAGACTTGAAAAGGAGGAATACCTGGTATCATGA
- the thiC gene encoding phosphomethylpyrimidine synthase ThiC — protein sequence MNRQYHTQMEAARMGIVTPEMEIVAKNEGRTTEFIREHVAKGQIAIPANPRHKGLKPNGIGSMLKTKINVNLGVSRDCKDYDIEMEKVMSAVNLGAEAIMDLSSHGNTQPFRQLLCSKCPAMIGTVPIYDSVIHYQRDLADLTAKDFIDVVRLHAEDGVDFVTLHCGITRKTISQIRDGSRKMNIVSRGGSLVFAWMAMTGHENPFYEYYDEILEICREHDVTVSLGDACRPGCLADATDPCQIEELIRLGELTQRAWDRDVQVMVEGPGHVPMDQIAANMKVQQTICKGAPFYVLGPLVTDIAPGYDHITAAIGGAIAAASGAAFLCYVTPAEHLALPNVEDVRQGIIASKIAAHAADIAKGLPGARDQDDRMADARRKLDWDAQFLEALDPETAKAIRDSRAPEDDHSDTCSMCGKFCAVRSMNKALAGEYIDIL from the coding sequence ATGAACAGACAATACCACACACAAATGGAAGCAGCGAGAATGGGAATCGTAACTCCCGAGATGGAGATCGTTGCTAAAAACGAAGGAAGAACAACTGAATTTATAAGAGAGCATGTTGCAAAAGGACAAATTGCGATCCCTGCCAACCCAAGACACAAGGGCCTTAAGCCAAACGGAATCGGAAGCATGCTCAAGACCAAGATCAATGTAAATCTTGGTGTCAGCCGTGACTGTAAAGACTATGACATTGAGATGGAAAAGGTAATGAGCGCTGTTAACCTTGGTGCTGAAGCTATCATGGATCTTTCAAGTCATGGTAATACTCAGCCCTTTAGACAGCTTCTTTGCAGTAAATGTCCTGCCATGATCGGTACTGTTCCGATCTACGATAGCGTAATCCACTATCAAAGAGACCTTGCTGATCTTACAGCAAAAGATTTTATTGATGTTGTAAGACTCCATGCAGAAGACGGCGTTGACTTTGTAACTCTTCACTGTGGAATCACAAGAAAGACCATTAGCCAGATCAGGGATGGAAGCCGTAAGATGAATATCGTAAGCAGAGGCGGAAGTCTTGTATTTGCATGGATGGCAATGACAGGACATGAGAATCCTTTCTATGAGTATTACGATGAGATCTTAGAGATCTGCAGAGAGCACGACGTAACAGTAAGTCTTGGTGATGCCTGCAGACCAGGATGCCTTGCCGATGCAACAGACCCTTGCCAGATAGAAGAGCTTATAAGACTAGGAGAACTTACTCAGAGAGCCTGGGATAGGGATGTTCAGGTTATGGTTGAAGGCCCGGGCCATGTTCCAATGGATCAGATCGCAGCTAACATGAAAGTTCAGCAGACTATCTGTAAAGGTGCACCTTTCTATGTACTTGGACCACTTGTTACTGATATTGCTCCAGGATATGACCACATTACAGCTGCCATAGGCGGAGCTATTGCCGCAGCTTCAGGTGCTGCATTCCTTTGCTACGTAACTCCAGCTGAGCACCTTGCTCTTCCTAACGTAGAAGATGTCCGTCAGGGAATAATCGCAAGTAAGATCGCAGCTCATGCTGCTGATATAGCTAAGGGACTTCCCGGTGCAAGAGACCAGGATGACAGAATGGCTGATGCAAGAAGAAAGCTTGACTGGGATGCTCAGTTCTTAGAAGCTCTTGACCCGGAAACTGCCAAAGCTATAAGAGACAGCCGCGCTCCTGAAGATGATCACAGTGATACCTGCAGTATGTGCGGTAAGTTCTGCGCAGTACGTAGTATGAACAAGGCACTGGCAGGAGAATACATCGATATCTTGTAA
- the thiD gene encoding bifunctional hydroxymethylpyrimidine kinase/phosphomethylpyrimidine kinase has product MIKHTALTIAGSDSSGGAGIQADLKTMLSCGVFGMSAITAITAQNTMGVKSIMQVTPSILSDQLDMIFTDIFPEAVKVGMTFNADLIEVIATKLSEYKAKNIVVDPVMVATSGARLINEDAIDSLCTLLLKEADLITPNIPEAMILSGLSRISNAEDQLLAARIIREKYDCSVLVKGGHMSDDSMSADVLYKEDNSYFWYTSPRIDNPNTHGTGCTLSSAIASFLAKGESMEDAISKAKNYLSRAIAAGLNLGQGSGPLWHMVPSCCDNTDTMKNFSSINDNQILL; this is encoded by the coding sequence ATGATCAAACACACAGCACTTACAATTGCAGGAAGCGACTCATCAGGCGGTGCCGGTATCCAGGCAGATCTTAAGACCATGCTCTCCTGCGGCGTATTCGGAATGAGCGCCATCACTGCTATCACGGCCCAGAACACCATGGGCGTAAAGAGCATCATGCAGGTTACGCCGTCTATTCTTTCAGATCAGCTGGATATGATCTTCACAGATATATTCCCTGAGGCAGTCAAAGTCGGAATGACCTTCAATGCAGATCTTATAGAAGTTATCGCTACTAAGCTGTCTGAATACAAGGCCAAAAATATCGTAGTTGACCCGGTAATGGTTGCAACAAGCGGAGCAAGACTAATTAACGAAGACGCTATAGATAGTCTATGCACCCTTTTGTTAAAAGAAGCTGATCTTATAACCCCAAATATTCCTGAGGCCATGATATTGTCAGGTCTATCCAGGATATCAAATGCAGAAGATCAGCTACTGGCAGCGAGGATAATCAGGGAAAAATACGATTGCAGCGTCCTTGTAAAAGGCGGCCATATGAGCGATGACAGCATGTCGGCAGATGTTTTATATAAAGAAGATAATTCATATTTTTGGTATACATCTCCAAGAATAGATAATCCTAACACTCACGGAACAGGCTGTACTCTCTCAAGTGCCATAGCTTCTTTTCTTGCAAAAGGAGAGTCTATGGAGGATGCGATATCTAAGGCTAAGAACTATTTAAGCAGGGCTATCGCTGCTGGTCTTAACCTGGGACAAGGATCAGGACCTTTGTGGCATATGGTTCCTTCCTGCTGCGATAATACTGATACTATGAAGAACTTTTCCTCTATAAATGATAATCAAATACTGTTGTAA
- the thiW gene encoding energy coupling factor transporter S component ThiW: protein MKKAEVKKLVVAAMFTALAVSLSTFSFPIGASKCFPIQHMVNVLCAVFLGPWYGVLVAFCTSLIRNLLGTGTLLAFPGSMVGALCCGLAYKLSQKYIPTYIAEVVGTGVIGGLVAFPVASLVMGKEAALFTYVVPFLVSTAGGTVIAALLITVLYKSHAINTLTSLLENDSPVSKSKAS, encoded by the coding sequence ATGAAAAAAGCAGAAGTCAAAAAACTTGTTGTTGCAGCAATGTTTACAGCTCTGGCTGTATCATTGTCCACATTTTCTTTTCCCATAGGAGCATCTAAGTGCTTCCCTATCCAACATATGGTCAATGTACTGTGCGCTGTGTTCCTTGGACCCTGGTACGGAGTTCTGGTTGCGTTCTGTACATCCCTTATCAGGAACCTTCTTGGAACAGGAACACTTCTTGCATTCCCTGGAAGTATGGTTGGCGCTCTTTGCTGCGGACTAGCTTACAAGTTGTCCCAAAAGTATATCCCAACCTATATAGCAGAAGTTGTAGGAACAGGAGTTATCGGAGGCCTTGTGGCATTCCCTGTTGCAAGCCTAGTTATGGGTAAGGAAGCAGCTCTTTTTACCTACGTGGTCCCATTCCTTGTAAGTACTGCAGGCGGAACAGTTATAGCCGCACTTCTTATAACCGTTCTGTATAAGAGTCACGCAATCAACACACTCACATCCCTTCTTGAAAATGATTCACCTGTATCAAAGTCCAAAGCATCATAA
- the thiE gene encoding thiamine phosphate synthase: MNMNSLIRKHHPQIHIITNYITAEVSVNAVLATGATAIGADSPLEVSEITSSSDALVLNTGTPSLEKYEALKLAGISANTKGIPVVLDPVGVGASSYRKENITSLLNKIHVTCIRGNALEIMNLCSLIKNDTDHNADEVSEITTETAKKTDEITNKTMPYPKSPRLSDNSSELDSKAKKLNTYGVEDAGLGFDKDAVISLSQKLNTIIIISGETVTVVSAKDDFYKEFPGGSIFQKHFTGAGCMMSALLGTYLATGRKENISDLDSISSCILDYESCARKAERRIYGEGKLGTMSYRSTLIDELSLLDKAWRYRFDKSDLNLYAITDRSWLKNTLEEDVEKAILGGATIIQLREKNISDDEYIKRAESIKSVCDKYNIPLIINDNVNVALKVKAAGVHVGQGDTSVSEARKLLGKGYIIGATAHNLEEARIAQDQGADYLGVGAAFGSSTKKDATPLTSLETYKEITSNISIPVVAIGGINESNMDLLTGSGIAGVAIISGIFSASNIEKQTLILSHKAKEDFLS, translated from the coding sequence ATGAATATGAATAGTCTTATACGAAAGCATCATCCTCAGATTCACATTATTACCAATTATATAACTGCAGAAGTATCTGTTAACGCAGTACTAGCTACTGGAGCTACCGCTATAGGCGCAGACAGTCCGCTTGAAGTATCCGAAATTACTTCATCTTCTGATGCTCTTGTACTTAATACTGGAACTCCGTCTTTGGAAAAATACGAAGCCTTAAAACTTGCAGGGATAAGCGCTAATACTAAAGGCATCCCCGTTGTACTTGATCCTGTTGGAGTTGGAGCATCCTCCTATAGAAAAGAAAATATCACAAGCCTTCTTAACAAAATTCATGTTACCTGTATTAGGGGTAATGCTCTAGAGATCATGAACCTTTGTTCTCTGATAAAAAATGATACAGACCATAATGCAGATGAAGTATCTGAAATAACAACCGAAACAGCAAAGAAAACAGATGAAATAACCAATAAAACAATGCCGTATCCTAAGTCTCCAAGATTATCAGATAACAGTTCTGAATTAGATTCTAAAGCTAAGAAATTGAATACATACGGTGTTGAAGATGCAGGACTTGGCTTTGATAAGGACGCTGTTATCTCTTTATCCCAAAAGCTTAATACAATAATCATCATCTCCGGAGAAACAGTCACTGTAGTATCTGCAAAAGATGATTTTTATAAAGAATTCCCAGGTGGAAGTATCTTCCAAAAGCATTTCACAGGTGCAGGCTGTATGATGTCTGCCCTTCTTGGAACCTATCTTGCGACTGGTAGAAAAGAAAACATTTCTGATCTGGACAGTATTAGCAGCTGCATATTGGACTACGAAAGCTGTGCAAGAAAAGCTGAACGAAGAATATATGGAGAAGGGAAACTAGGCACAATGAGCTACCGAAGCACACTCATTGATGAACTCAGCCTTCTTGATAAAGCATGGAGATACAGATTTGATAAATCCGATCTTAACCTATATGCCATTACAGACAGAAGCTGGCTTAAAAATACTCTTGAAGAAGATGTAGAAAAAGCAATTCTTGGCGGAGCCACAATAATCCAGCTTCGTGAAAAGAATATATCAGATGATGAATATATCAAAAGAGCAGAATCTATTAAATCAGTATGTGATAAATACAACATCCCTCTTATCATCAATGACAATGTAAACGTTGCTCTCAAAGTAAAGGCTGCAGGAGTTCATGTCGGACAAGGCGATACTTCTGTTAGCGAAGCAAGAAAACTCCTTGGAAAAGGCTACATAATAGGCGCCACAGCTCATAACCTTGAGGAAGCAAGGATTGCGCAAGATCAGGGAGCTGATTACCTGGGCGTAGGAGCTGCCTTTGGCTCTTCAACCAAGAAGGATGCCACGCCTCTTACAAGCCTTGAAACCTATAAAGAGATTACGTCTAACATTTCAATCCCGGTAGTTGCCATAGGCGGTATCAATGAATCCAATATGGACCTTCTTACAGGAAGCGGCATCGCTGGAGTTGCCATAATATCAGGCATTTTCAGTGCTTCTAATATAGAGAAACAGACTTTGATTTTAAGCCATAAGGCAAAGGAGGATTTTTTATCATGA
- a CDS encoding peptidylprolyl isomerase translates to MANQNPIVTITMESGDVIKAELYPEIAPNTVNNFISLINKGFYNGVIFHRVIRGFMLQGGDPEGTGMGGPGYSIKGEFSHNGFKNDLKHTPGVLSMARTMIPDSAGSQFFIMHKDAPHLDGEYAAFGKVTEGMDVVNTIAETQTDWNDRPVNEQKMKSVTVDTFGETYPEPEKLPER, encoded by the coding sequence ATGGCTAATCAGAACCCAATAGTAACAATTACAATGGAAAGCGGAGATGTTATCAAGGCAGAGCTTTATCCTGAAATTGCACCTAACACAGTTAACAATTTCATTTCTCTTATAAATAAGGGATTCTACAATGGAGTTATTTTCCACAGAGTAATCAGGGGCTTCATGCTTCAGGGTGGAGATCCTGAAGGAACAGGTATGGGCGGTCCGGGATATTCGATCAAGGGTGAGTTCTCACATAACGGTTTCAAGAATGACCTTAAGCACACACCCGGTGTACTTTCTATGGCTCGTACAATGATCCCTGATTCTGCAGGATCACAGTTCTTCATCATGCACAAGGATGCTCCTCATCTTGATGGTGAGTACGCTGCATTCGGTAAGGTTACAGAGGGCATGGATGTTGTTAACACAATCGCTGAGACTCAGACAGACTGGAACGACAGACCTGTTAACGAGCAGAAGATGAAGAGTGTTACAGTTGATACATTCGGTGAAACATATCCGGAACCTGAGAAGCTTCCTGAAAGATAA
- a CDS encoding diacylglycerol kinase family protein: protein MNAPRMLFVYNPHAGKATIRGHLLDIIDIFTKAGYEVTAYPTQSQGDGEKRVRDRADDYSIVVCSGGDGTLDEVVSGMMNSEFKVPIGYVPAGSTNDYAKSLKIPSVMTKAAQIVVNGNDFLSDVGTMNDKYFVYCAAFGIFTDVSYSTDQSLKNALGHAAYILQSVKELQDIKTYHMKITYGNGTVLEDEFIYGMVTNSIQVGGIQNITGKNVKLDDGEFEVTLVRKPKSLIDLPNLVGALLDSKILSSNDLINIKLRNITFESDIPVAWTRDGEYGGEHTKVVINNLPRAVTIKVP, encoded by the coding sequence ATGAATGCTCCCAGAATGTTATTTGTCTATAATCCTCATGCCGGGAAAGCAACTATAAGAGGACATCTTCTTGATATAATCGATATATTTACAAAGGCAGGATATGAGGTAACTGCTTATCCTACTCAGAGCCAGGGAGATGGAGAAAAACGTGTCCGTGATCGCGCAGACGACTACAGTATTGTAGTGTGCAGTGGCGGGGACGGTACTCTTGATGAAGTTGTATCCGGCATGATGAATTCTGAATTCAAAGTGCCGATAGGTTATGTCCCGGCCGGTTCTACCAACGATTATGCAAAGAGTCTGAAGATTCCTTCTGTTATGACGAAGGCCGCTCAGATAGTAGTAAATGGTAATGATTTTTTGAGTGATGTCGGTACGATGAACGATAAGTATTTCGTTTATTGTGCTGCTTTTGGCATATTCACAGATGTCTCATATTCAACAGATCAGAGCCTTAAGAACGCCCTTGGGCATGCTGCGTATATCCTTCAGAGTGTCAAAGAGCTTCAAGATATTAAAACCTATCATATGAAAATAACGTATGGAAATGGAACTGTACTGGAAGATGAATTTATCTATGGTATGGTAACTAACTCTATACAGGTTGGCGGAATACAGAATATTACAGGTAAGAATGTTAAGCTTGATGATGGCGAATTTGAAGTCACACTTGTAAGAAAACCGAAGAGTCTAATAGATCTTCCGAATCTTGTAGGTGCGCTTCTTGATAGCAAGATACTTAGCAGTAATGACCTGATCAATATAAAACTTAGAAATATTACATTTGAATCAGATATACCGGTTGCCTGGACAAGGGACGGTGAATACGGCGGTGAACATACAAAGGTTGTGATCAATAACCTGCCACGAGCTGTGACGATCAAAGTGCCGTGA
- a CDS encoding HPr family phosphocarrier protein yields the protein MIKKSIEIKLPHGLEARPVAELVQVASKYDSTIHIEVQERKVNAKSIMGMMTLNLKSGEMVDVIAEGGDEAAAVADMANYLEGATSLA from the coding sequence ATGATCAAAAAATCTATCGAAATCAAACTGCCACATGGACTTGAGGCACGTCCTGTCGCTGAACTTGTACAGGTTGCAAGCAAATACGACAGCACTATTCACATCGAAGTACAGGAAAGAAAAGTAAACGCTAAGAGCATTATGGGTATGATGACTCTTAATCTTAAGAGCGGCGAAATGGTTGATGTTATCGCTGAGGGCGGTGACGAAGCTGCTGCAGTCGCTGATATGGCTAACTATCTCGAAGGCGCAACATCACTTGCCTGA
- the whiA gene encoding DNA-binding protein WhiA translates to MSFSTDIKEELIAHTGKARHCLLAGLSVIFRMECYLEKDPQSHDLTLFMQTDNVFSVRKCFTILKKAFNIDTDILETERELHVNGRYYKKVSLDQDHLKTILMALKEIDEDGTLRVPNGVVSPLLLRSQCCKRAFLRDLFICSGSISDPTKSYHMEFVCDNEGQARQLMDILGDFGIKGRLIQRKKYYVVYLKEGEEIVDLLNIMEAHVGLMNLENLRILKDMRNSVNRRVNCETANIAKTANAASRQMDDIMYIEQHYGLSKLSEGLKAIAEVRLEHPEATLSELGGYLNPPVGKSGVNHRLRKLSELADKLRG, encoded by the coding sequence ATGTCTTTTTCAACAGATATAAAGGAAGAGCTTATAGCGCATACAGGCAAAGCAAGGCATTGCCTTCTTGCCGGACTTTCGGTTATTTTTCGTATGGAATGTTACCTTGAAAAAGACCCGCAAAGCCACGATTTAACGCTCTTTATGCAAACAGATAACGTTTTTTCGGTTAGAAAATGCTTTACAATATTAAAAAAAGCATTTAATATAGATACTGATATTCTGGAGACGGAACGAGAGTTACACGTTAATGGCCGTTATTACAAGAAAGTTTCGCTTGATCAGGACCATTTGAAAACGATACTCATGGCGCTTAAGGAAATTGATGAGGACGGGACACTTCGGGTTCCAAACGGAGTCGTAAGTCCTCTTTTGTTGCGCAGTCAGTGCTGCAAGAGAGCATTCCTTAGAGACTTGTTTATCTGTTCTGGCTCTATATCAGATCCGACGAAGTCTTATCACATGGAATTCGTATGTGATAACGAGGGACAGGCGAGACAGCTAATGGATATCCTCGGTGATTTTGGTATTAAGGGTCGGCTGATACAGAGGAAGAAATATTACGTAGTATATCTCAAAGAGGGCGAGGAGATCGTAGATCTTCTTAATATAATGGAAGCCCACGTAGGTCTTATGAATCTTGAGAATCTCAGGATCTTAAAGGATATGCGTAATTCCGTCAATCGTAGGGTTAATTGTGAGACTGCCAATATTGCAAAGACAGCAAATGCGGCATCAAGGCAGATGGATGACATCATGTATATTGAGCAGCACTATGGACTCTCGAAGTTATCAGAAGGCCTTAAGGCCATAGCAGAAGTCAGACTCGAACATCCGGAAGCAACACTGTCGGAGCTTGGAGGTTATTTAAATCCACCAGTCGGCAAATCCGGAGTCAATCACAGACTTCGAAAACTCAGTGAACTTGCAGACAAGCTGCGAGGATAA
- the rapZ gene encoding RNase adapter RapZ produces the protein MRFVIVTGMSGGGKSTAIHMLEDSGYYCVDNLPISLIEKFVELILVPESGITKVALGMDVRGGEAFREVPAVIDTLREKGVPVEVLFMETSDQVLVKRYKESRRLHPLANGGRIEEGIKREREILSGLKEKADYIIDTSKLLTRELRIELNRIFVENATYNNLIVTILSFGFKYGIPDDADLVFDVRFLPNPYYVEELSPQTGNDKPVQDYVKSFPECGQFIDKLEDMLTFLIPGYIKEGKYQLVIGIGCTGGQHRSVTIANELFARMYGKGNYGLKISHRDVDKARKSFVPPQA, from the coding sequence ATGCGCTTTGTTATAGTGACAGGTATGAGCGGCGGCGGTAAATCGACTGCTATTCACATGCTTGAGGATTCGGGATATTACTGCGTAGACAATCTCCCAATATCTCTTATAGAGAAATTTGTAGAACTTATATTGGTGCCTGAAAGTGGAATAACCAAAGTGGCACTTGGAATGGATGTTAGAGGCGGCGAAGCCTTCCGCGAGGTTCCGGCTGTTATCGATACCTTGAGAGAGAAAGGTGTCCCTGTTGAAGTTCTCTTTATGGAGACTAGTGATCAGGTCCTTGTCAAAAGATATAAAGAGTCCAGACGTCTTCATCCTCTTGCAAACGGCGGAAGAATAGAAGAAGGTATAAAAAGAGAAAGAGAGATTCTTTCAGGACTTAAGGAAAAGGCTGATTACATAATCGATACATCCAAGCTTCTTACAAGAGAATTAAGGATAGAGCTTAATCGTATTTTTGTAGAGAATGCGACCTATAACAATCTTATCGTTACTATTCTTTCCTTTGGATTTAAGTACGGAATACCGGATGATGCAGACCTTGTATTTGACGTAAGGTTCCTGCCCAATCCTTATTATGTAGAAGAATTAAGTCCCCAGACAGGTAATGACAAGCCTGTTCAGGACTACGTTAAGAGCTTCCCTGAATGCGGGCAGTTTATTGATAAACTTGAAGATATGCTGACTTTCCTTATCCCCGGATATATCAAAGAAGGTAAATATCAGCTTGTAATCGGAATAGGCTGTACAGGCGGTCAGCACAGAAGTGTGACCATAGCCAATGAACTGTTTGCAAGAATGTATGGAAAAGGTAATTATGGCCTCAAGATATCACATCGTGATGTTGATAAGGCAAGAAAGAGCTTTGTTCCCCCACAGGCGTGA